One Thalassotalea hakodatensis DNA segment encodes these proteins:
- a CDS encoding tyrosine-type recombinase/integrase — MLENQWICTNELSLSDFLFPNSRKSGHHICYHYYANIVKNWVSKLGLVIAQYDTHSLSHIKASLIYALTKNLRAIQLLLGHSKLQNAGNNYTFIR, encoded by the coding sequence ATGCTTGAGAATCAATGGATTTGTACAAATGAACTATCTTTGTCTGATTTTTTATTTCCTAACTCAAGAAAATCAGGTCACCATATTTGTTATCACTATTATGCTAATATCGTAAAGAATTGGGTGTCAAAACTAGGCCTAGTTATAGCTCAGTATGACACACACTCTCTCAGTCATATCAAAGCATCATTGATTTACGCTTTAACAAAAAACTTAAGAGCGATACAGTTGCTTCTTGGGCATTCAAAACTACAGAAT